From the Lathyrus oleraceus cultivar Zhongwan6 chromosome 4, CAAS_Psat_ZW6_1.0, whole genome shotgun sequence genome, one window contains:
- the LOC127074042 gene encoding nucleolar protein 56, protein MALFLLHETAAGYALFEAHGIDEIGQNTEAVRNSVADLTRFGKVVKLRSFNPFTSALEGLEQINAVSEGIMTDELRTVLETSLPKVKEGKKPKFSLGVAESKIGSHIQDATKIPCQSNEFVNELIRGVRLHFDKFVGDLKPGDLEKAQLGLCHSYSRAKVKFNVNRVDNMVIQAIFLLDTLDKDINSFAMRVREWYSWHFPELVKIINDNYLYCKVAKYVEDKSKLAEDNIEALTDLVGDEDKAKEIVEAAKASMGQELSPVDLINVHQFAQRVMDLSDYRRRLSDYLTTKMNDIAPNLQSLVGDSVGARLISHAGSLTNLAKCPSSTLQILGAEKALFRALKTRGNTPKYGLIFHSSFIGRASAKNKGRMARYLANKCSIASRIDCFSEKGTSAFGEKLREQVEERLDFYDKGVAPRKNIDVMKSAIEVADNIDTEMETEEASAKKTKKKKKQKAGEDEGEDLAVEKSSEITNGDAEDHKSEKKKKKKEKRKLDQEVDVQDQIVDEAANGESGKKKKKKSKRKDVD, encoded by the exons ATGGCTCTTTTCCTTCTCCACGAAACCGCCGCTGGCTATGCCTTGTTCGAGGCTCATGGAATCGACGAAATTGGACAGAACACTGAAGCTGTTCGGAACTCAGTTGCCGATTTGACTAGGTTCGGCAAGGTCGTTAAGCTTCGCTCTTTCAACCCCTTCACCTCTGCTCTTGAAGGTCTAGAACAAATTAATGCCGTCTCTGAAG GCATTATGACTGATGAGCTGAGAACTGTTTTGGAGACTAGCTTACCCAAAGTAAAGGAAGGTAAGAAGCCAAAGTTCTCCTTAGGTGTAGCTGAATCTAAGATTGGTTCACATATACAAGATGCTACTAAAATTCCATGCCAAAGTAATGAGTTTGTGAATGAACTTATTCGTGGTGTCAGGCTTCATTTTGACAAGTTTGTTGGTGATCTCAAG CCAGGAGATTTGGAGAAGGCGCAACTTGGTCTCTGCCACAGTTACAGCAGAGCAAAAGTGAAATTCAATGTTAATCGGGTTGACAATATGGTCATCCAAGCAATCTTCCTACTCGATACACTTGATAAGGATATCAATTCATTTGCCATGAGAGTCAG AGAATGGTATTCATGGCATTTTCCTGAACTAGTGAAGATCATAAATGATAATTATCTGTATTGCAAAGTAGCCAAATATGTTGAGGATAAGTCAAAGTTGGCTGAAGACAATATTGAAGCATTAACTGACTTAGTTGGAGACGAAGATAAAGCAAAGGAGATTGTTGAAGCAGCAAAAGCCTCCATGG GACAAGAATTGTCCCCTGTGGACTTGATCAATGTCCATCAGTTTGCTCAAAGGGTGATGGACCTATCTGACTACAGGAGAAGGTTGTCTGATTACCTGACTACTAAGATGAATGATATTGCACCTAATTTGCAATCTTTAGTGGGTGATAGTGTTGGAGCTCGTTTAATTTCCCATGCTGGTAGTCTCACAAATTTAGCTAAGTGCCCGTCATCAACTCTTCAGATTCTTGGTGCAGAGAAAGCTTTATTCAG GGCATTAAAAACAAGAGGAAATACTCCCAAATATGGTCTGATATTCCACTCTTCTTTTATTGGTCGAGCATCTGCCAAAAACAAGGGCCGCATGGCTCGCTATCTTGCAAACAAATGCTCTATTGCATCTAGGATTGACTGCTTTTCTG AAAAGGGTACTTCAGCATTTGGTGAGAAACTCCGTGAGCAAGTTGAGGAGCGACTTGACTTTTATGATAAGGGAGTTGCCCCTCGTAAGAACATTGATGTCATGAAATCTGCTATTGAAGTTGCCGACAACATAG ATACAGAGATGGAGACAGAGGAAGCATCAGCCAAGAAAaccaagaagaagaagaagcaaaAGGCTGGTGAAGATGAAGGAGAAGACTTAGCTGTTGAAAAATCATCAGAAATTACTAATGGTGATGCAGAGGATCATAAGTcagaaaagaagaagaaaaagaaagaaaagagaaaattgGACCAGGAGGTAGATGTTCAAGATCAGATTGTTGATGAAGCTGCCAATGGCGAGTCtggaaagaagaagaagaagaagtcaAAGAGGAAGGATGTCGATTAA